One segment of Herbaspirillum hiltneri N3 DNA contains the following:
- a CDS encoding precorrin-8X methylmutase: MAGVVDDKASYGIVIAGHGSRDADAVREFEALVDIVRARAPGRVVTHGYLEFSSPTISEAVDANLAAGSRQVAVVPGVLLAARHAKNDMPAEVLELARRHPEIDFHFGAAMNLHPQLLQLAQERILAAEAQSAQTIRRDDTCLVLVGRGTTDPDANGEVSKLARMLEEGMGFGGVYVCYSGTAKPLVADGLRAAALLGFARVVVLPFFLFDGVLVKRIYAAADDLQQREPGLEVLKAGYLGVHRHVADVLLERAREAVEGRAAMNCSLCKYRVQIVGFEEQIGEPQRAHHLQVRGLLNRETLAAEAKVDFPPYVPHPIEKESFEIIAAGRDWSVFPPAHLTALQRLVHTSGDFDAVDDIYFSSGAIEAGIRAILRCKRVVTDVTMVQTGLKRALVEQLGVETWCGVHDRETHLLAQAQGITRSAAGVRRAWEKFGNDIILAIGDAPTAIVETTRLIREHGWRPQLVIGLPVGFVGTRESKDELRRCLQVPRITNSGTRGGSPWAATVVNALMIDAIGQVIAAQAAELKTDAGA; encoded by the coding sequence ATTGCCGGAGTTGTTGACGACAAGGCAAGCTACGGCATCGTGATCGCCGGTCATGGCAGCCGCGACGCCGACGCCGTGCGCGAGTTCGAAGCGCTGGTCGACATCGTGCGCGCCCGCGCGCCCGGCCGCGTGGTGACGCACGGCTATCTCGAATTTTCCAGTCCGACCATCAGCGAAGCCGTCGACGCCAATCTGGCCGCCGGCAGCAGGCAGGTGGCGGTGGTGCCGGGCGTGCTGCTGGCCGCGCGCCATGCCAAGAACGACATGCCGGCCGAAGTGCTGGAACTGGCGCGTAGGCATCCCGAGATCGACTTCCATTTCGGTGCGGCGATGAACCTGCATCCGCAGCTGCTGCAACTGGCGCAGGAGCGCATCCTCGCCGCCGAAGCGCAATCGGCGCAAACCATCCGTCGCGACGACACTTGCCTGGTGCTGGTCGGGCGCGGCACCACCGACCCCGACGCCAACGGCGAAGTATCGAAGCTCGCCCGCATGCTGGAAGAAGGCATGGGCTTCGGCGGCGTCTACGTCTGCTATTCAGGCACCGCCAAACCGCTGGTCGCCGACGGTTTGCGCGCGGCCGCCTTGCTCGGTTTTGCGCGCGTCGTGGTGTTGCCGTTCTTCCTGTTCGACGGCGTACTGGTCAAGCGCATTTATGCCGCAGCGGATGATTTGCAGCAGCGCGAGCCGGGCCTGGAAGTGCTCAAGGCCGGCTATCTGGGTGTGCACCGGCACGTTGCCGACGTCTTGCTCGAGCGCGCGCGCGAAGCCGTCGAAGGCCGCGCGGCGATGAATTGCAGCCTGTGCAAATACCGCGTGCAGATCGTCGGCTTCGAGGAGCAGATCGGCGAACCGCAGCGCGCCCATCATTTGCAGGTGCGCGGCTTGCTCAATCGCGAGACGCTCGCGGCCGAAGCGAAAGTCGATTTCCCACCCTATGTGCCGCATCCGATCGAGAAGGAAAGCTTCGAGATCATCGCCGCCGGTCGCGACTGGTCGGTGTTTCCGCCGGCGCACCTGACGGCGCTGCAACGGCTGGTGCACACCAGCGGCGACTTCGACGCGGTCGACGACATCTATTTTTCATCCGGTGCGATCGAGGCAGGCATCCGCGCCATCCTGCGCTGCAAGCGCGTGGTGACCGACGTGACGATGGTGCAGACAGGCCTGAAGCGCGCACTGGTCGAGCAGCTCGGCGTCGAAACCTGGTGCGGCGTGCATGATCGCGAGACCCATCTGCTGGCGCAGGCGCAGGGCATCACGCGCTCCGCCGCGGGCGTGCGCCGCGCGTGGGAAAAATTCGGCAACGACATCATTCTCGCCATCGGCGACGCACCGACCGCGATCGTCGAGACCACGCGCCTGATCCGCGAGCATGGCTGGCGGCCGCAGCTGGTGATCGGCTTGCCGGTCGGCTTCGTCGGCACGCGCGAAAGCAAGGACGAGCTGCGCCGCTGCCTGCAGGTGCCGCGCATTACCAACAGCGGTACGCGCGGCGGATCGCCGTGGGCGGCGACAGTGGTCAACGCCTTGATGATCGACGCCATCGGACAGGTCATCGCCGCACAGGCGGCGGAGCTGAAAACAGATGCAGGAGCTTGA
- a CDS encoding cobaltochelatase subunit CobN, whose amino-acid sequence MSERATQAAAPVCAPARIAVLTHASTDLAILNHALTQLPADFPATIGINLQGVENEARMSELLQAELADADIIVLRILGRLGSVAGFAELLRHAQRQGRHLIALSGAGEPDAELAAVSTVPADVLREALAYFHGGGSVNLAQFLRFVSDRLLLTGFAWEPAVALPDHGIYHPDLEQDAGIVDWLQLRLASRIDAAGRRKPAIGIIFYRAHWMSGNTRFIDALVTSLERRGMDVLPIFTASLRTSAADSDLPAALGYFRGEQGAHVDVLINTTSFAMGEITPGGPTPAGWSVSVLEKLNVPVLQAMTSGMTEEQWNISTRGMNPLDAAMNVVLPEFDGRIISVPLSFKAQAAGSSGDVVEFRPVADRVERIAGLAARFARLRALDNADKRIAFIFTNSNSKASQIGNAVGLDAPASLMRILESMRDAGYAIGDLPESGSALIHTLVDRCSYDNTYLTSEQLQHAVGRVSAQRYAEWFAELPQALQQKIEAQWGAAPGVAYVHDDHLAFAGVELGNAFVALQPPRGYGMDPDAIYHQPDLPPTHHYYGLYRWLSDEWGADAIVHVGKHGTLEWLPGKGVGLSENCFPDALLGDMPLFYPFIINDPGEGSQAKRRGHAVVVDHLTPPMTTADSYGALAQLTQLVDEYYQVEVLDPSKLPLLQQQIWELVKQTNLDSDLQMKLLHHDHDHDEEHGHHHHHGHAHGHHHHDHDDHDHDHSHDHSHEGELPEALNGMGGSDVAHLIEDLDGYLCELGAAQIRDGLHILGRAPDAAQMPDMLVSLTRLPNQDIPGLQEEMARLFGLRLDMLLENKGQRLNADSALARIAGRAVVTRADAIEAIDDLCVRLLQALQDGDYQADAIDGILQSMFGDLSIDKPRLQTASLRQPGSMIGQMKMQARAKPAAAAPVTAKAAESAADKFAALRRILDFTCRRLLPNLRRAGDEIGNLLLGLEGGYVPAGPSGSPTRGMAHILPTGRNFYSVDPRSVPSQSAWRVGQQLAREVLERHWRETGGHPESVAISIWGTSAMRTHGDDVAQILCLLGVRPVWRPGNRQVSGIEVVPLQELQRPRIDVTTRISGFFRDAFPQLIDLIDDAVNAVIALDEPPEQNFVRKHYLQELGEWIGKGIGEDEAQERAAYRIFGAKPGSYGAGILPLIQEKNWQADADFAEAYINWGGYAYARKLGDKQGSDQRDAFRTRLSGVQVALHNQDNREHDIFDSDDYLQYHGGMIATIRALTGQQPRHYFGDSHDPARAQVRDLKQETLRVFRSRVVNPKWLDSIRRHGYKGGLELTATVDYLFGYDATAQVMDDWMYEQLAQTYAFDPGMQRFLEDANPWAQNAIAERLLEAASRGMWKEPQAQTLEDLRQLYLKSETLLETRGETPRGV is encoded by the coding sequence ATGTCTGAGCGCGCCACGCAAGCCGCGGCGCCGGTATGCGCGCCCGCACGCATTGCGGTGCTGACGCATGCATCCACCGACCTTGCAATCCTGAATCACGCGTTGACGCAATTGCCTGCCGATTTCCCGGCTACCATCGGCATCAACCTGCAAGGAGTGGAAAACGAAGCGCGCATGAGCGAGCTGCTGCAGGCCGAACTGGCCGACGCCGACATCATCGTGCTGCGCATCCTGGGCCGTCTCGGCAGCGTCGCTGGTTTCGCCGAATTGCTGCGTCACGCGCAACGCCAGGGGCGTCATCTGATCGCGCTCAGCGGCGCCGGCGAACCCGACGCCGAACTGGCGGCGGTATCGACCGTACCGGCCGACGTGCTGCGCGAGGCGCTGGCGTATTTCCACGGCGGCGGCAGCGTCAATCTGGCGCAGTTTTTACGCTTCGTGTCGGATCGCCTGCTGTTGACCGGCTTCGCCTGGGAGCCGGCGGTCGCCTTGCCCGATCACGGCATCTATCATCCGGATCTTGAGCAGGATGCCGGCATTGTCGACTGGCTTCAACTCAGGCTGGCGTCGCGCATCGACGCTGCCGGCCGCCGCAAACCGGCAATCGGCATCATCTTCTATCGCGCCCACTGGATGAGCGGCAACACGCGCTTCATCGATGCGCTGGTGACCTCGCTGGAGCGGCGCGGTATGGATGTGTTGCCGATTTTCACCGCCTCGCTGCGCACCTCGGCGGCGGATTCCGATCTGCCGGCGGCGCTGGGATACTTCCGCGGCGAGCAAGGCGCGCACGTCGACGTGCTGATCAACACCACGTCCTTCGCCATGGGTGAAATCACCCCGGGCGGACCCACGCCTGCAGGCTGGTCGGTCTCGGTGCTGGAGAAACTCAACGTGCCGGTGCTGCAAGCCATGACCAGCGGCATGACGGAGGAACAATGGAACATCTCCACGCGCGGCATGAATCCGCTCGACGCCGCCATGAACGTGGTGCTGCCGGAATTCGACGGCCGCATCATCAGCGTGCCGCTGTCGTTCAAGGCCCAGGCGGCGGGCTCGTCGGGCGACGTGGTGGAATTCCGTCCGGTGGCCGACCGCGTCGAACGCATCGCCGGCCTGGCGGCGCGCTTCGCCCGGTTGCGCGCGCTCGACAATGCCGACAAGCGCATTGCTTTCATTTTCACTAACTCCAACAGCAAGGCCTCGCAGATCGGCAACGCCGTCGGCCTCGACGCACCGGCCTCGCTGATGCGCATCCTCGAATCCATGCGCGACGCCGGCTACGCCATCGGCGATTTGCCCGAGAGCGGCAGCGCCTTGATCCATACGCTGGTGGATCGCTGCTCCTACGACAACACCTATCTCACCAGCGAGCAGTTGCAGCACGCCGTCGGCCGCGTGTCGGCGCAGCGCTATGCAGAATGGTTCGCCGAATTGCCGCAAGCACTGCAGCAAAAGATCGAGGCGCAATGGGGCGCCGCGCCCGGCGTCGCCTACGTCCATGACGATCATCTTGCCTTTGCCGGCGTCGAGCTGGGCAACGCCTTCGTCGCCTTGCAGCCGCCGCGCGGTTACGGCATGGACCCGGATGCGATCTACCATCAACCCGACCTGCCGCCGACGCACCATTACTACGGCCTGTACCGCTGGCTCAGCGACGAATGGGGTGCGGACGCGATCGTCCACGTCGGCAAGCACGGCACGCTGGAATGGCTGCCGGGCAAGGGCGTCGGCCTGTCGGAGAATTGTTTCCCCGATGCGCTGCTGGGCGACATGCCGCTGTTCTATCCCTTCATCATCAACGATCCGGGCGAAGGTTCTCAGGCCAAGCGGCGCGGCCATGCGGTCGTGGTCGACCACCTCACGCCGCCGATGACCACGGCAGACAGTTACGGCGCGCTGGCGCAGTTGACGCAACTGGTCGACGAGTACTACCAGGTCGAAGTGCTGGACCCGTCCAAGTTGCCGCTGCTGCAGCAGCAAATCTGGGAATTGGTCAAACAGACCAATCTCGACAGCGACCTGCAGATGAAGCTGCTCCATCATGATCATGACCACGATGAGGAACACGGCCATCACCATCATCACGGTCACGCGCATGGGCATCACCACCACGATCACGATGACCATGATCATGACCATTCTCACGACCACAGCCACGAAGGTGAATTGCCCGAAGCGCTCAACGGCATGGGCGGCTCCGACGTCGCCCACCTGATCGAAGACCTCGACGGCTATCTGTGCGAACTCGGCGCGGCGCAGATCCGCGACGGCCTGCACATTCTCGGCCGTGCGCCGGATGCGGCGCAGATGCCGGACATGCTGGTATCGCTGACGCGCCTGCCGAACCAGGACATCCCCGGCCTGCAGGAAGAAATGGCGCGCCTGTTCGGCCTCCGGCTCGACATGCTGCTGGAGAACAAGGGACAGCGCCTCAACGCCGACAGCGCGCTGGCGCGCATCGCCGGTCGCGCCGTGGTCACGCGCGCCGACGCCATCGAAGCCATCGACGATTTGTGCGTACGGCTGCTGCAGGCGCTGCAGGACGGCGATTACCAGGCAGACGCCATCGACGGCATTTTGCAATCCATGTTCGGCGACCTCAGCATCGACAAGCCGCGCCTGCAAACCGCCTCCTTGCGCCAACCCGGCAGCATGATCGGCCAGATGAAGATGCAGGCGCGCGCCAAACCTGCCGCCGCAGCACCGGTGACCGCGAAAGCAGCGGAATCGGCGGCGGACAAGTTCGCCGCCTTGCGCCGCATCCTCGATTTCACCTGCCGCCGGCTGCTGCCCAACCTGCGCCGCGCCGGCGATGAAATCGGCAACCTGCTGCTCGGCCTGGAAGGCGGCTACGTGCCCGCCGGTCCGAGCGGTTCGCCCACGCGCGGCATGGCCCACATCTTGCCGACCGGGCGCAATTTCTATTCGGTCGATCCGCGCAGCGTGCCGTCGCAATCGGCCTGGCGCGTCGGCCAGCAACTCGCACGCGAGGTATTGGAAAGGCATTGGCGTGAAACCGGCGGTCATCCGGAGAGCGTCGCCATCAGCATCTGGGGCACCAGCGCCATGCGCACCCACGGCGACGACGTGGCGCAGATCCTGTGCCTGCTCGGGGTGCGTCCGGTATGGCGCCCCGGCAATCGCCAGGTGTCCGGCATCGAAGTGGTGCCGCTGCAGGAATTGCAGCGTCCGCGTATCGATGTCACGACGCGCATCAGCGGATTCTTCCGTGACGCCTTCCCGCAACTGATCGACCTGATCGACGACGCCGTCAACGCCGTCATCGCGCTGGACGAGCCGCCCGAGCAGAACTTCGTGCGCAAGCATTACCTGCAGGAGCTGGGCGAATGGATAGGCAAAGGCATCGGCGAGGACGAGGCGCAGGAGCGCGCCGCCTATCGCATCTTCGGCGCCAAGCCCGGCAGCTACGGGGCGGGCATCCTGCCGCTGATCCAGGAAAAGAACTGGCAGGCCGATGCCGATTTTGCCGAGGCCTACATCAACTGGGGTGGCTACGCTTATGCGCGCAAGCTCGGCGACAAGCAGGGCAGCGATCAGCGCGATGCTTTCCGCACGCGCCTGTCGGGCGTGCAGGTGGCCTTGCACAATCAGGACAACCGCGAGCACGACATCTTCGACAGCGATGACTACCTGCAATATCACGGCGGCATGATCGCGACGATTCGCGCCCTGACCGGCCAGCAGCCGCGCCATTATTTCGGCGACAGCCACGATCCGGCGCGCGCCCAGGTGCGCGACCTCAAGCAGGAGACGCTGCGGGTGTTCCGCTCGCGCGTGGTCAATCCGAAGTGGCTGGACAGCATCCGGCGCCACGGCTACAAGGGCGGGCTGGAGTTGACCGCAACGGTCGATTATCTGTTCGGTTACGACGCCACCGCGCAAGTGATGGACGACTGGATGTACGAGCAGCTGGCGCAGACTTACGCCTTTGATCCGGGCATGCAGCGCTTCCTCGAAGACGCCAATCCCTGGGCGCAGAACGCGATTGCCGAACGCCTGCTGGAAGCGGCCAGCCGCGGCATGTGGAAAGAGCCGCAGGCGCAGACGCTGGAAGACTTGCGCCAGCTTTACCTGAAGAGTGAAACCTTGCTGGAGACGCGCGGCGAAACCCCGCGCGGAGTCTGA
- a CDS encoding (2Fe-2S) ferredoxin domain-containing protein → MRTHHRHVLMCTGPRCTEDGVLAEAMFAVLGEQIDARPELRVKRTRTHCMVACKAQAPVVVVYPEGVWYRCEDAAAIERVVVEHLEGGQEVTDLIFHRLGSGDVNPEELEHV, encoded by the coding sequence ATGAGAACCCACCACCGCCATGTCCTGATGTGCACAGGTCCGCGCTGCACCGAAGACGGCGTGCTGGCCGAAGCCATGTTCGCCGTGCTGGGCGAGCAGATCGATGCGCGTCCCGAATTGCGCGTCAAGCGCACGCGCACCCACTGCATGGTGGCCTGCAAGGCGCAGGCGCCGGTCGTGGTGGTGTATCCCGAAGGCGTCTGGTATCGCTGCGAGGATGCCGCCGCCATCGAACGCGTGGTGGTCGAGCATCTCGAAGGCGGGCAGGAAGTCACCGACCTGATCTTCCATCGCCTGGGTAGCGGCGACGTCAACCCCGAGGAACTCGAACATGTCTGA
- a CDS encoding cobalt-precorrin-7 (C(5))-methyltransferase codes for MIICIGAGPGDIGYLTQRGAELIRNADVVAGFDAVVNVVQSIIPATAEVVLMNYRDQVAQLDLVAAAHHAGKRCVVVFMGDIHFSGFQYLERVERACGHPVETLPGISSAQILASRAKVCFDETTFITFHRRGDLTPFKRHLVHVLNDGRNAIVIPCPWDAARSFMPRHIAAYLLENGVQPDHPTEVWENLTRGEAEWHGTLAECVDKEFTDMSIMLIRTPTPMDSQIEPPPEKPAEAA; via the coding sequence ATGATTATCTGCATAGGAGCAGGTCCCGGCGACATCGGCTACCTCACCCAGCGCGGCGCCGAGCTGATTCGCAATGCCGACGTCGTGGCCGGTTTCGACGCCGTCGTCAACGTGGTGCAAAGCATCATCCCGGCGACAGCGGAGGTCGTCCTCATGAACTATCGTGACCAGGTCGCGCAACTCGATCTGGTTGCCGCGGCGCATCATGCCGGCAAGCGCTGCGTGGTGGTGTTCATGGGCGACATCCATTTCAGCGGCTTCCAATACCTGGAACGCGTCGAACGCGCCTGCGGCCATCCGGTCGAGACCTTGCCCGGTATTTCCTCGGCGCAAATCCTGGCCTCGCGCGCCAAGGTCTGCTTCGATGAAACCACCTTCATCACCTTCCACCGGCGCGGCGACCTGACGCCGTTCAAGCGCCATCTGGTGCATGTCCTCAATGACGGCCGCAATGCGATTGTGATACCGTGTCCATGGGATGCAGCGCGCTCCTTCATGCCGCGCCATATCGCGGCTTATCTGCTGGAAAACGGCGTGCAGCCCGATCATCCGACCGAAGTCTGGGAAAACCTCACGCGCGGCGAAGCAGAGTGGCACGGCACCCTGGCCGAATGCGTGGACAAGGAGTTCACCGACATGAGCATCATGCTGATTCGCACCCCTACACCGATGGACAGCCAGATCGAACCGCCTCCGGAAAAGCCTGCGGAGGCGGCGTGA
- a CDS encoding CbtA family protein — MINFAVLRRIASVVLLAGALAGLLLTAVQQLQVSRIILQAEVYEEAAAAKAHEQAHAAAAAGAPAAAEAHEHEHEHEHEHGDEWEPANGFERTAYTVLANVSMAIGFGLFLAAAIVVSGRKVSWRSGLLWGVAGYLVFFVAPSLGLPPEVPGTVAAPLHARQLWWIMTAGLTAGGLGLGVYARHWALKLLGLVLLVVPHLVGAPHPAAPGGAAPEELAQAFIHATALANGVFWLALGGLTGYFYKKFA; from the coding sequence ATGATCAATTTCGCAGTATTGCGACGGATTGCCTCCGTCGTCCTGTTGGCCGGCGCGTTGGCGGGCCTGTTGCTGACTGCCGTGCAGCAGTTGCAGGTTTCCCGCATCATTTTGCAGGCGGAAGTCTACGAAGAAGCCGCTGCCGCCAAGGCGCATGAGCAGGCGCACGCCGCCGCAGCGGCCGGCGCACCTGCCGCCGCGGAAGCCCACGAGCACGAACATGAGCACGAACACGAACACGGCGACGAATGGGAGCCCGCCAACGGCTTCGAGCGCACCGCCTACACCGTGCTGGCCAACGTCAGCATGGCGATCGGCTTCGGCTTGTTCCTCGCAGCCGCCATCGTCGTCAGCGGCAGGAAAGTGAGCTGGCGTTCCGGGTTGCTGTGGGGCGTGGCCGGTTATCTGGTGTTCTTCGTCGCGCCGTCGCTGGGCCTGCCGCCGGAAGTGCCTGGCACCGTGGCCGCGCCGCTGCATGCGCGCCAGCTGTGGTGGATCATGACGGCCGGATTGACTGCCGGTGGCCTCGGCCTGGGCGTGTATGCGCGTCATTGGGCGCTCAAGCTGCTGGGGCTGGTGCTGCTGGTCGTGCCGCATCTGGTCGGCGCTCCGCATCCTGCGGCGCCGGGGGGAGCAGCGCCGGAGGAACTGGCGCAGGCGTTCATCCACGCGACAGCCTTGGCCAACGGCGTGTTCTGGCTGGCGCTGGGCGGGCTGACCGGATATTTCTACAAAAAATTCGCCTGA
- a CDS encoding putative cobaltochelatase yields the protein MSHPVLPPSFPFSAIVGQPQLRNALLLCAVDTTLGGVLIRGDKGTAKSTAARALTAVLPPVERIAGCAFNCLPGQPAEHCAVCRSDAAAVPAIVSAAVPFVTLPLGATEDRVLGTLDLQRALQGEKNALQPGLLAAAHRSILYIDEVNLLPDHLVDVLLDVAAMGVNSVQREGLSVSHPARFTLIGTMNLEEGDLRPQLLDRFGLMVEVVAPRDKKLRAEVVRRRLAYEADPAAYAVQWQAEQDALRVRIAAAQALLPQVVLSDALLDLISHLCCEFEVASLRADIVMHKTARAFAALDGRGQVTPEDVRAAAELVLPHRRRRKPFEQPGLDKDKLDDLMQQAAPPSEPQDSDGGQQSDTPDEGNEQSAGGDSQQVLAADDVGEARRLNVDAPANNVSTLAGRRSDSADATRGRMIRAVPDSNPASLAVGATLRSAVLRNAAQGGEGRGEGAVLQLQAGDLHGKVKAGKTANLILFVVDASGSMAAQRRMEAVKGAVLALLTDVYQRRDQVAVIGFRGDKASLLLAPTRSVDLAEQGLRELPTGGRTPLPHALQLALQTLEQSSGVAPPLLVLLSDGKGNVALENGGDPWRESLALADQLAARGTPALVLDTETGYVRLGRAAQLAQALGAECMTLEELTADNLALTIRARMAQ from the coding sequence ATGAGCCATCCCGTGTTGCCGCCGTCATTTCCGTTTTCCGCCATCGTCGGCCAGCCGCAGCTCCGCAATGCCTTGCTGCTGTGCGCGGTCGACACCACGCTGGGCGGGGTCCTGATCCGCGGCGACAAAGGCACCGCCAAGAGCACGGCGGCGCGTGCGCTGACGGCGGTGTTGCCGCCGGTCGAACGCATCGCCGGTTGTGCCTTCAACTGCCTGCCGGGCCAGCCTGCCGAACATTGCGCCGTGTGCCGCAGCGATGCCGCTGCCGTGCCGGCGATTGTATCGGCGGCGGTGCCGTTCGTGACCTTGCCGCTGGGCGCCACGGAAGATCGCGTGCTTGGCACGCTCGACCTGCAGCGCGCCTTGCAGGGAGAAAAGAACGCCTTGCAACCGGGCCTGCTGGCCGCCGCGCATCGCAGCATCCTCTACATCGACGAAGTCAACCTGCTGCCCGATCATCTGGTCGACGTGCTGCTCGACGTCGCCGCGATGGGCGTCAATTCGGTGCAGCGCGAAGGTTTGTCGGTATCGCATCCGGCGCGCTTCACGCTGATCGGCACGATGAACCTGGAGGAAGGCGACCTGCGGCCGCAACTGCTCGACCGCTTCGGCCTGATGGTGGAAGTCGTCGCGCCGCGCGACAAGAAGCTGCGTGCCGAAGTCGTGCGCCGCCGCCTGGCGTATGAAGCGGATCCGGCTGCTTATGCTGTGCAATGGCAAGCCGAACAGGACGCCTTGCGCGTCCGCATCGCTGCGGCGCAGGCCTTGCTGCCGCAGGTCGTGCTGAGTGATGCCTTGCTCGACCTGATCAGTCATTTGTGCTGCGAATTCGAAGTCGCCAGCCTGCGCGCCGACATCGTGATGCACAAGACCGCACGTGCATTCGCCGCGCTGGATGGCCGTGGGCAGGTCACGCCGGAAGACGTGCGAGCCGCCGCCGAACTGGTATTACCGCATCGCCGCCGCCGCAAGCCCTTCGAGCAACCCGGCCTCGACAAGGACAAGCTCGACGACCTGATGCAGCAGGCCGCGCCGCCGTCGGAACCGCAGGACAGCGATGGCGGGCAGCAGTCGGATACGCCTGACGAAGGCAATGAGCAATCGGCCGGCGGCGACAGCCAGCAGGTATTAGCCGCCGACGACGTCGGCGAGGCGCGCCGGCTCAATGTCGATGCTCCGGCCAACAATGTCTCCACGCTCGCAGGCCGCCGCAGCGACTCCGCCGACGCCACCCGCGGTCGCATGATCCGCGCCGTGCCGGACAGCAATCCTGCCAGTCTTGCTGTCGGCGCCACCCTGCGCAGCGCCGTGTTGCGCAATGCGGCGCAAGGGGGGGAAGGGAGGGGCGAGGGCGCGGTGCTGCAATTGCAAGCCGGCGACCTGCACGGCAAGGTCAAGGCGGGCAAGACCGCCAACCTGATCCTGTTCGTGGTCGACGCATCCGGCTCGATGGCGGCGCAACGGCGCATGGAGGCGGTGAAGGGCGCAGTGCTGGCCTTGCTGACCGACGTCTATCAGCGTCGCGACCAGGTGGCGGTGATCGGTTTTCGCGGCGACAAGGCATCCTTGCTGCTGGCGCCGACACGCAGCGTCGATCTGGCGGAACAAGGCTTGCGCGAATTGCCGACCGGCGGCCGCACGCCTTTGCCGCATGCGTTGCAGCTGGCCTTGCAGACGCTGGAACAGTCATCCGGCGTTGCTCCGCCGCTATTGGTTCTGCTCAGCGATGGCAAGGGCAACGTCGCGCTTGAAAACGGCGGCGATCCGTGGCGGGAGTCGCTGGCGCTGGCCGATCAGCTGGCCGCGCGCGGTACGCCTGCGCTGGTGCTCGATACCGAAACCGGCTACGTTCGCCTGGGTCGCGCGGCGCAACTGGCGCAGGCGCTCGGGGCGGAATGCATGACGCTGGAAGAGCTGACCGCCGACAATCTGGCGCTGACGATCCGCGCCCGCATGGCTCAATAG
- a CDS encoding CbtB domain-containing protein, translated as MAIITGASANDTDTLDSSSGSRLWRDRILPGLTAFVFGAALIYAAGFASAVELHNAAHDGRHSAGFPCH; from the coding sequence ATGGCAATCATCACCGGCGCATCCGCCAACGACACCGACACACTCGACTCCTCTTCCGGTTCGCGACTCTGGCGCGATCGCATCCTGCCCGGCCTGACTGCATTCGTGTTTGGCGCCGCACTGATTTATGCCGCCGGCTTCGCCTCCGCCGTCGAGCTGCACAACGCCGCGCATGACGGCCGCCATTCGGCCGGCTTTCCTTGCCACTAA